In Acidobacteriota bacterium, the DNA window ACGGTGACGCTCCCGCCGCTCGCCGAACGTCGCGAGGATCTCCTCGCCGCCGCGCGCTCCGTCGCCCGCGCCGCGGGCGGCCCGGGCGCGTTCACGCCGGCGGCCCGCGCCCTGCTCCTTTCGCACGCGTGGCGCGGCAACTTCCGCGAGCTCGAGAACGTCGTGCGCCGCGCGGCGGCCGCGGCGGCGGCCGCGAAGGCCGCGGCCATCGATGCGGTGCATCTCGAGCTGTCGGGCCCGTCCGACCCGGCGGCGCTTCTGTCGGCCGCCGCGCACGCGGGCTGGACGCTCCGGCAGCTGACGGACGCGTACATCCGGCTCGTCCTCGAGGACTCCGGCGGGAACGTCGCGGAGGCGGCGCGCCGCCTGGGGATCGCGCGTAAGACGCTCTACGAGCGGCGGGGCTGAGACGGAATGCGCATCCGCTTCCTCTTCGTCGGAAAGAGCGACGAGGCCGAGTACGCGCGCGGCGTCGAGCGTTACGTCGCGCGGATCGCGCGCTTTTCCCCGTGCGACGTCGTCGTCGTGAAGGAGGAGAAGCCCGGCGCGAAGGCGGACGCGGAGCGTGTGAAGGCGAAGGAAGGCGAGCGCCTCCTCGCGGCCCTCCAGCCCCGCGACCTCCTCGTCCTCTGCGACGAGCGGGGGAAGGAGCGGACGAGCGCCGAGTTCGCCCGGGACCTCCGCGGATGGCTCGATTCCGGGCCGTCGGCGGTCGCGTTCGCGGTGGGGGGAGCGTTCGGTCTCGACCCCTCTCTGACCCCGCGGGCGCGTGCTATCCTCTCGCTTTCCCGGATGACCCTGCCCCACCAGATGGCACGGTTGCTCCTGGCGGAGCAGGTCTACCGGGCGACCGCGACGCTCTCCGGCGTCGCGTATTCCAAGTGACCCCGAGGAACACCAACATGTCTCCCAAGTCGGCTGTTGCCCCCGCGAAGTTCTCGAAGAAGGAATCCGGCGAGAAGGTCAAGAAGCGCCTCCACGCCAAGCGCGACGAGCTGCTGGCCGACCTGGCCAAGAACCGCGCGGTCTCCGACGAGACGGTCGACGAGTCCGCCCAGGACATGGCCGACCGCGCCACGTCGGCGTACACGAAGGAGTTCGCGTACTCCCTCTCCGAGAGCGACCGCAAGATCCTGCTCCTGATCGACGAGTCCCTTGGCCGGCTCGACGCGGGCACGTACGGCACGTGCGTGAACTGCGGCCAGCCCGTCCAGGAAAAG includes these proteins:
- a CDS encoding 23S rRNA (pseudouridine(1915)-N(3))-methyltransferase RlmH: MRIRFLFVGKSDEAEYARGVERYVARIARFSPCDVVVVKEEKPGAKADAERVKAKEGERLLAALQPRDLLVLCDERGKERTSAEFARDLRGWLDSGPSAVAFAVGGAFGLDPSLTPRARAILSLSRMTLPHQMARLLLAEQVYRATATLSGVAYSK
- a CDS encoding TraR/DksA family transcriptional regulator, whose translation is MSPKSAVAPAKFSKKESGEKVKKRLHAKRDELLADLAKNRAVSDETVDESAQDMADRATSAYTKEFAYSLSESDRKILLLIDESLGRLDAGTYGTCVNCGQPVQEKRLEAVPWARHCLDCQELQDKGLL